The Dyadobacter subterraneus genome window below encodes:
- a CDS encoding helicase HerA-like domain-containing protein — MSKRDLFVAAIQKSYQTDKPTIHLGSAILDGEIITEAKVNLPLRMMNRHGLVAGATGSGKTRTLQVLAEQLSAAGVPVFMSDIKGDLSGIAQPGTSNAAIEERSAILGTPFKAQGYPVELYSLSGNKGAQMRATILEFGPILLSKIFELNDTQSGVLAILFKYADDKKLPMIDLNDLKKVLSYLSEGPGAAEIKSDYGSISSSTAGTILRKIVALEQQGVGSIFGEKSFDISDLINKVDGQGVISLLNISDVQDKPALFSTFMLSLLAELYQTLPEAGDLDKPKLVFFLDEAHLLFKDAPKAFMDQIEQVVRLIRSKGVGIFFCTQMAQDIPVSVLAQLGNRVQHVLRAFTPQDADALKQTVKTYPRSDFYSIDQILTTLGIGQALITVLNDKGIPTEVAATHLLPPTSVMGPMTQSDYENHVRQSDVYLKYKDPIDPESAYEILTKRIEERARQEAQIKEETTVTKTSGKQEKGMFEEALASPLAKQIGREVVRGVFGMLFGKSTTRTKKGGIFGF, encoded by the coding sequence GTGTCAAAAAGAGATCTATTCGTAGCGGCTATCCAGAAATCTTATCAAACTGATAAACCAACGATTCATCTGGGGTCGGCTATTCTTGACGGGGAAATAATTACAGAAGCAAAAGTGAATCTGCCGCTTCGTATGATGAACCGCCACGGATTGGTAGCCGGGGCAACCGGTTCAGGAAAAACACGCACACTTCAGGTATTGGCTGAGCAACTTTCAGCTGCCGGCGTACCTGTTTTTATGTCGGATATTAAAGGTGATTTGTCCGGTATTGCACAGCCAGGAACGTCAAATGCAGCGATAGAAGAGCGTTCTGCCATTTTAGGGACACCCTTTAAAGCACAAGGTTACCCAGTTGAACTTTATTCATTAAGCGGAAATAAAGGTGCACAAATGCGGGCGACAATTCTGGAATTTGGCCCTATTTTGTTATCAAAAATATTTGAATTGAACGATACGCAATCGGGTGTACTGGCTATTCTTTTCAAATATGCGGATGATAAAAAACTGCCGATGATCGATTTGAACGACTTGAAAAAAGTCCTGAGTTATCTTTCAGAAGGTCCGGGCGCAGCTGAAATTAAATCAGATTACGGTTCGATTTCTTCTTCAACAGCGGGTACTATTCTTCGTAAAATCGTTGCTTTGGAACAACAAGGCGTTGGATCTATTTTTGGAGAAAAATCATTTGATATTTCTGATCTGATTAATAAAGTTGACGGACAAGGTGTGATCAGTCTTTTGAATATTTCTGATGTTCAGGATAAGCCTGCGCTTTTCTCGACTTTCATGTTAAGTCTTCTTGCTGAATTGTATCAAACTTTGCCGGAAGCTGGTGATTTGGACAAACCAAAATTGGTTTTCTTTTTGGACGAAGCACATTTGCTTTTCAAAGATGCTCCGAAAGCATTTATGGATCAGATTGAACAGGTTGTTCGTTTGATCCGGTCAAAAGGTGTAGGGATTTTCTTCTGTACGCAAATGGCTCAGGACATTCCGGTTTCTGTTTTGGCACAATTGGGAAATCGCGTACAACACGTTCTTCGTGCTTTCACGCCTCAGGATGCTGATGCGCTGAAACAAACAGTAAAAACGTATCCGCGTTCAGATTTTTATTCCATCGACCAGATTTTAACAACTTTGGGTATTGGTCAGGCACTGATTACGGTTTTGAATGACAAAGGTATCCCGACGGAAGTTGCAGCCACACATTTACTGCCGCCAACTTCGGTTATGGGTCCGATGACACAATCGGATTATGAAAATCACGTGCGCCAGTCGGATGTATATTTGAAATACAAAGATCCTATTGATCCTGAAAGTGCTTATGAAATATTGACAAAAAGAATTGAGGAACGGGCCAGACAGGAGGCTCAGATAAAAGAAGAAACTACTGTAACGAAAACGAGCGGCAAACAGGAGAAAGGTATGTTTGAAGAAGCGCTTGCTTCACCTTTGGCAAAACAAATAGGAAGGGAAGTTGTTCGTGGCGTTTTTGGAATGCTATTTGGCAAATCTACAACCAGAACCAAAAAAGGCGGAATTTTCGGTTTTTAA
- a CDS encoding acyl-CoA thioesterase → MIPSYANFGGKIHGGILLSLIDKVAYACASRHAATYCVTVSVDGVDFLKPVEVGDLVSLMASVNYVGRTSLVIGIRVIAENVRNGIQRHTNTSYVTMVAKGEDDLPAMVPPLLLESEEDGRRFLEAMTRRQLREEFRHAFNSEKGRIDVNENMDELLKQRCVIGW, encoded by the coding sequence ATGATTCCTTCATACGCCAACTTTGGAGGGAAAATTCACGGAGGGATTTTACTTTCTCTGATTGATAAAGTTGCTTACGCGTGTGCATCACGACATGCGGCTACATATTGTGTGACTGTTTCGGTAGATGGAGTTGATTTTTTAAAACCGGTTGAGGTAGGAGATCTGGTTTCCTTAATGGCGTCCGTTAATTATGTTGGAAGAACTTCGCTCGTAATCGGTATTCGTGTGATTGCTGAAAATGTCAGAAATGGAATTCAGCGGCATACCAATACTTCTTATGTAACGATGGTGGCGAAAGGTGAGGATGATTTGCCGGCAATGGTTCCGCCTTTATTGTTAGAAAGTGAAGAAGATGGCAGAAGATTTCTGGAGGCAATGACACGCCGTCAGTTAAGAGAAGAATTCCGTCACGCTTTTAATAGTGAAAAAGGCAGAATTGATGTCAATGAAAATATGGATGAACTTCTCAAGCAGCGTTGTGTGATTGGCTGGTGA
- a CDS encoding Gfo/Idh/MocA family protein, with protein MKYLLTSFLVAMIATVGIAQAPMRLAVAGLSHGHVGWAFNRADKKDAVLVGVYEPNQELVDRFVNRYKLDKKLFYSDLNKMLDETKPEAVSAFGPINEHVVLVRACAPRKINVMVEKPLATTFADAKEIQSLALKNNIHVLTNFETSWYASNQYVHDLYEEGKLGEIRKVMVNDGHQGPKEIGVGKEFFEILTDPVKNGAGALTDFGCYGANLMTWLMKGERPISVTAVAHQNKPDIYKNVDDEASIILQYPKAQCIIQASWNWTFARKDMEVYGTKGYAVAVDATTIRERLQEKAPEEKKKIDPRPAPYTDPFSVLSDVVQGRLKLDKNDLYGLPVNVTVVEILEAARNSVKSGKAVTLK; from the coding sequence ATGAAGTATTTATTGACAAGTTTTTTGGTCGCAATGATTGCGACGGTTGGTATCGCACAAGCTCCAATGCGTCTGGCTGTGGCCGGATTAAGTCATGGACATGTGGGCTGGGCATTTAATCGTGCTGATAAAAAAGATGCCGTTTTGGTCGGAGTTTATGAACCCAATCAGGAATTGGTTGATCGTTTTGTTAACAGATATAAGTTAGACAAAAAGCTGTTTTACAGTGATTTGAATAAAATGCTGGATGAAACGAAACCGGAAGCGGTTTCTGCATTTGGGCCGATCAACGAACATGTTGTACTCGTACGCGCCTGTGCTCCCAGAAAAATAAATGTAATGGTTGAAAAACCTCTTGCCACAACTTTCGCTGACGCAAAGGAAATCCAGAGTCTTGCATTGAAAAATAATATTCATGTTCTGACAAATTTTGAAACTTCCTGGTATGCCAGTAACCAATATGTGCATGATCTGTATGAAGAAGGAAAGCTGGGGGAAATCAGAAAAGTGATGGTTAATGATGGCCATCAGGGACCAAAAGAAATTGGTGTTGGAAAAGAGTTTTTTGAAATTCTGACTGACCCTGTTAAAAACGGAGCGGGTGCTTTAACGGATTTTGGCTGTTATGGCGCAAACCTGATGACATGGCTAATGAAAGGCGAACGACCGATTTCGGTAACCGCAGTTGCACATCAAAATAAACCGGATATTTATAAAAATGTAGATGACGAAGCGTCGATTATTTTGCAATACCCAAAAGCACAATGTATCATCCAGGCATCGTGGAACTGGACTTTTGCGCGTAAAGACATGGAAGTTTATGGAACCAAAGGATATGCAGTAGCCGTTGACGCTACAACAATAAGAGAACGTTTACAGGAAAAAGCACCGGAAGAAAAAAAGAAAATTGATCCGCGGCCTGCACCTTACACAGATCCTTTTTCAGTTTTATCTGACGTAGTTCAGGGACGTTTGAAACTGGATAAAAATGATTTGTACGGATTGCCTGTTAACGTTACAGTTGTTGAAATTCTGGAAGCAGCAAGAAATTCGGTTAAGTCTGGTAAGGCAGTAACCTTAAAATAA